CCGAGCCGCCGAGCCGCCGAGCCGCCGAGCCGCCCAATCGCCCTAACCGCCCTACCGGCACTAGATTACCCCCCATGTCAGCCGACGGCCTGTCCGACCGGGAGATCCGCGTCCTCGAGGCGGTCATCCAGGTCTACATCGAGACTGCGGAGCCCGCGGGGAGCCAGACCATCGCCCAGCGCTTCCCGCTGGGTGTCTCCTCGGCCACCATCCGCAACACGATGGGCGAGCTCGAGGAGAAGGGCTACCTCTACCATCCGCATACCTCCGCGGGCCGGATCCCGACTGACCGGGCCTACCGCTGGTACGTCAACAACCTGGCTGGCCTGGCCCCGCCGAGCAGCGAGGACCAGCGGATGCTCACCGCGGAGCTTGGTACCGCCCGCAGCGCGCTGGAGGAGATCCTCCGCCGCGCCGCGCAGGTGCTGGGCGTCCTGACGAACGAGCTGGGGGTGGCGGTGGCGCCGGCGTTCGACCAGGTGGTGCTCGAGAAGATCGACCTCACCCAGGTGTCCACCGAGCGGCTCCTCCTGGTGTTCCACCTCAAGAGCGGCGCGGTGCGGACCATCTTCGTCCAGGTCTCCGGCCACCTGCCCGCCGACACCGTGGGCCGGGTGGCGCAGACGCTCAACGAGCGGCTCGCCGGGCTCTCCCTGCAGGAGATCCGCACCACGCTCGGCGAGCGGCTGCGTGACGCCGAGCGGACGCCCGGTGACCGCGAACTGCTCAACATCTTCATCGAGGAAGGGGAGGAAATCTTCGGCCTCCCCTCCGGGACCGACGCGGTGGTGCTGGGGAGCGCCCAGATGCTGGCGGGGCAGCCGGAGTTCGCCACCAGCGGACGGATCCGCGACCTGCTGGACCTCACCGAGCGGCGCGACATGCTGCAGCAGGCTCTCGCCGCGCGGCGCGCCAGCGGGCTGACGATCACCATCGGCGGTGAGCACTCGGACACGCGGCTGACCGGCTTCACGCTGGTGACCTCGAGTTACCGGTCGGGCGACCTCGCCGGCGTCATCGGCGTGATCGGGCCGACCCGCATGCCCTACGACAAGATCATCGGACTCGTGGACCACACGAGCCGCCTGGTGGAAGGACTGATGGAGTGAGCGAGTACTACGACCTGCTGGGGATCGCGAAAGACGCCTCCGAGGCCGACATCAAGAAGGCCTACCGGAAGCAGGCGATGGAGCTGCACCCCGACCGCAATCCCTCGCCCGACGCGGAGGAGCGGTTCAAGGAGCTGACCGAGGCCTACGAGGTCCTCAAGGATCCCGACAAGCGGGCCCGCTACGACCGCTACGGCAAGGCGGGCCTGGGTGGCAACGCCGGCGGCCCGGGGTACGGCGGGTTCCACCACGTGGACCTCTCCGAGGCGCTCAACATCTTCATGCGCGACTTCGGCGGCTTCGAGGGCCTGTTCGGGCAGGGCGGCCGCGCCGAGCCGCGCCGCGGCCAGGACATCCGGGTCAGCGTGAAGATCTCGCTCACCGAGGTGGCCACCGGCGCGCGGCGCACCATCAAGCTCAAGACCCTCGACCGCTGCGAGACCTGCGACGGCTCCGGCGCCCGGAAGGGCACCCGGCCCGCCAAGTGCGGAACCTGCGGCGGCAGCGGCGAGGTGCGCCGGGCGGCCCGCAGCATGTTCGGCCAGTTCGTCTCGGTGAGCCCGTGCCCGACGTGCGCCGGCGAGGGGCTGGTGATCGCCACCCCCTGCGACGAGTGCCGCGGCGAAGGCCGGGTGCGCGCCGACAAGACCGTGCAGGTGGAGATCCCCGCCGGGGTCTCGGAGAACAACTACCTCACCCTGCGCAACCAGGGCGCGGTGGGGCCCCGCAACACCCCGCCCGGCGACCTGCTCGTGATGATCGAGATCAAGGACGACGAGCGCTTCGAGCGCGACGGCGACAACCTGGTCTCCGACCTGCCGGTCTCGTTTTCCCAGGCGGCGCTCGGCGTGGCGGTAAAGGTCCCGACGCCCTACGGCGACGAGGCCGTCACCATTCCGGCCGGCACTCAGGGCGGGACGATCCTCAAGCTCAAGGGCAAGGGGCTGCCGCGCCTGGGACAGGCGGGCCGCGGCGACCTCCTCCTCCGGGTCCACGTCTGGACCCCGGAGGAGCTCTCCGACGAGCAGCGCCGCCTGTTCCGCGAGCTGGCCCGCCACGAGGGCGAGCCCCCCAAGCGCGCCGCCGGTTTCTGGTCCAAGCTCAAGGAGGCGCTGGGCGCATGAGTTACTTCGCGATCGAGGTGCAGGCGCCGAGCGGGCAGCGGGACGCCCTGGCGACCTGGCTGGTGGAACAGACGGGGCAGGCGGTCGAAGAGCGGGCGGACGGGACGCTGGTCTCGTTCGCCCTCGACCTTCCGGGCGCGCTCGCCCTCGAGGAGGCCATCGCCTCCTCCCATGGCAGCGAGGTGCACTGCGTCCGGCAGGAACTGGCCGACGTGGACTGGACCACCGCGTGGCGCGCCGGCCTCGGTGTGCGCCGCGTGGGCCGGTTCAGCATCGTGCCCAGCTGGATCACCCATGCGCCCGGGCCGGACGAGATCGTGCTGCGGCTGGACCCGGAGATGGCCTTCGGCAGCGGCGAGCACGGCTCCACCCGCTCGGCCCTCGCGCTGCTCGACCGCGTGGTCCGTCCCGGCGACTTCGTGCTCGACCTGGGCAGCGGCAGCGGCATCCTGTCCATCGCGGCGGTGAAGATCGGCGCGGTGCAGGCGGTCGGCATCGAGGTGGATGGCGAGACCATCCCGATCGCCACCGACAACGTGGCCCGCAACGGCGTCACCGGGCGGGTCGAGTTTCTGGAGGGCGATGCCGCCCAGCTCACCCCGCTGCTGCCCCGGGCCCAGGTCGTGGTCAGCAACATCCTGCGGCTGGTGAACGTGGCGCTGCTCCCCGAGATCCGCGACGCGCTGGCCCCCGGCGGCTCCGCCATCTTCTCCGGCATGGAGCTGGCCGAGGCCGACCTGTTCCGGCCCGCCCTGCGCGACGGCGGCTTCGTGGTGGCGGAAGAGATCGTGGACGAAGGGTGGTGGGCGGTCCGGGCCACCCGGCGGTGATCACCCTGGTCGTGACCCCGGGGCACCTGGCGCCGGGCTCGCTCGCGCCGGTCCCGGAGGAGGAAGCTCACCACCTGCGGGTGCGCCGCGGCGCCGACGCCGAGCCGGTGCGGCTGGTGGACGGGCAGGGGACCGTCGCCCAGGGATCGGTGGTGTGGCAGGGCCGCGAGGCGACCGTCCGGGTGGAGCGGGTGGACCGCCTCCCGGCCCCGGTGCCCCTGTTGCTCGCCGTGGGCGCCGGTGACAAGGAACGCTTCCTCGCGCTGGTGGAAAAGGCCGCTGAACTCGGCGCCACGCTGGTGGTGCCGCTGGCCACCGAGCGGAGCGGCAGCGTGGCCACCGGCGTGCGGGCCAATCACCTGCCACGGCTCCAGCGCCGGGCCCTCGAGGCGCTCAAGCAGTGCGGCGCGGCCTGGGCCCCCGAGGTGGCGCCACCGGAGGATCTGGCGCACTTTCTGGCCCGGGCCCTCCCCGCGGCCCGCTGGCTGGCCGACCAGGACGGGACCGTGCCGGTCGCGGGCGGGGCCAGCCCGCTGGCGGTGGCGGTGGGGCCCGAGGGAGGCTTCACCGCCGCCGAACGGGAACGGCTGCTGGCCGGGGGCTTCTCCCCCGTGCGGCTCGGCCCCAACATTCTGCGGTTCGAGACCGCGGCGACCGCCGCGCTCACGGCGGCGTGGGTATCCCGACAGCGAGAGGGCCATGGCAGCTGACTGCATCTTCTGCAGGATCGTGGCGGGCGACATCCCGGCGAAGGTCGTCCGCAAGAGCGCCGACGCGGTCGCCTTTCACGACCTCACCCCGCAGGCGCCCACCCACGTCCTGGTCATCCCCACGACGCACTACGGCGCCGTCCGCGACGCCCGGGGACCCGAGGGCGAGGCGGTGCTGGGCAAGCTGCTGGCCTTCGCCGCCCTGGTGGCCACCGACCTGGGCCTGGACCAGGGGGGCTACCGGCTGGTGACCAACACCGGCGCCGATGGCGGGCAGTCGGTCTTCCACCTGCACCTGCACCTGCTCGGTGGCCGCCGCCTCGGCTGGCCTCCGGGGTAGGGCATGAAGCGCTCCTTCTTCGGCTACCTGCGGGCCGCCTTCAGCGCCAAGCCGTTCGGGATGTTCGTCGCCCCGAACTGGATCGGGCTGGCGGCGTTCGGCGTGCTGGGCCTCACCAACCCCGGCTTCTGGCTGGTGGGCGCCGGGCTCGAGCTGGCCTACCTCCTGGGCCTCGCCAGCAACGGCCGGTTCCAGCGGGTGATCGACCGCCGCGCCACCGACGGAAGCGAGGCGGAGTGGAAGGCGCGGATGGAAGCCATGGTCCGGCGCCTGACCGACACCGACCAGGCCCGGTACGTCGCGTTCGTCTCCCGCTGCCGCACCATCCTGGACCAGTTTGCCCAGCAGGACCCCACCGGCTCCACCGCGAAGGTGCAGAGCGAGAACCTGAGCAAGCTCATCTGGGTGTACCTGCGGCTGCTGCTGGCGCGGCGGGCGATGAGCCGGGTGCTCAAGGAGCCCACCCTGGGCGAGACCCAGGAGATCGAGCACCGCCTGGCCGAGGTGCGGGCGCGGCTGGCCGACCCGGCCATGGGCGAGGACCTGCGGAAGAGCCTCTCCAGCCAGGCGGAGATCCTGGAGCAGCGGGTAGCCCAGCGGCGCGAGGGGCGGGAGAAGCTCGACTTCCTCGAGGCCGAGATCCTGCGGATCCAGGAACAGGTGGAACTGCTGCGCGAGCAGGCCGCCCTCTCCACCGACGCCGATGGCCTCTCGGCCCGCCTCGACGAGATCACCGGGAGCCTGGGCGGCGCCTCGCAGTGGATCTCCGACCAGCAGAAGCTGTACGGCTCGCTCGACGACCTGCTGGACGAGCCGCCTCCCGCCGCCGCGCGGATCGCCATCCGGGAAGGCCGATGACCGCCACACTGCCCGCCTGGGCCGTCGAGATGCGGGACCTGTTCCGCTCCGGCGCCTGCGCCCAGTTCCTGCTCCACGGCAACATCTTCGACGCGGTGCCCCACGACGGGAAGATGCTGGGCCTCCCGGCCTTCCTCGACCAGGTGATGTTCGCGGGCTACGACGTCATCCTCCGCTACGACCGCAGCCGCGGCATCCGCGCGGTGAAGGGCGGCGAGGACTGGGGTGACTGGCTCCGCGGCGCCCTGGGCGACGCCGCCCAGGCCCAGAGCTACCTGCGCGAACCGGGCGCCGCGCTGGAGCTGATCGACCGCTACCTGCTGCGCACGCTCAACCTGCAGGCCATCCAGGACAAGGCGGCCCAGGCGCGCAAGATCGCGGTGGTGATCGACTTCGCCGAGTTCGTGGTGCCCCGCGGCGACGCGGTGAGCCTCGGGGGCCCCTTCAGCGCCAACGTGGTGAAGGTGCTCGGCTGGGCCAACGACCCGTCGGTGCTGCACGCCAACATCGTGACGGTCCTGCTGGCGGAGGAGCTGCACGACCTCAACGAGCTCGTGGCGGACAACCCGCACGCCGTGGCGCTCCGGGTGCCGCTGCCCGGGGAGCCGGAGATGGCGGAGTACCTCCAGGCCCTGGTGGCCGGTCCCATGCCGGAGCTGGCGGCGAACTCCGACGTGCCCATGGAGCAGCTGGCGCGCCGGCTGACCGGCCTCTCACGGGTGGGCGCCCGCCGGGTGCTCGCGCTGGCGCTGCGCAACGGGGAGCGGATCACCAGCGCCTGGCTCACCCGCATGAAGAAGGAGTCGATCGAGCGGGAGTGCGCCGGCCTGCTCGAGTTCATCGAATCCGGCTTCACCCTGGACCACGTGGCGGGCCTCGAGGCGGTCCGCGCCTGGCTGCGCGAGGACACCGAACTCCTCCGCCGCGGCAAGCTGCACGCCCTCCCCATGGGTTACCTGATCGCCGGCCGGATCGGTACCGGCAAGACGTTCATCGTCACCTGCTGGGCCGGCGAGCTGGGCATTCCCTGCGTGGTGTTCAAGAACTTCCGCGACCGCTGGGTGGGCGCCACCGAGTCGAACCTCGAGAAGATCTTCGCCGTGCTGCGGGCGCTGGGGCAGGTGGTGGTGTTCGTCGACGAGGCCGACCAGGCCGCCGGCAAGCGCGAGGGGGGCGACGGCGACAGCGGCCTCTCCGGCCGGGTCTACGGCATGCTGGCCAAGGAGATGTCGGACACCCGCAACCGGGGCCGGATCATCTGGGTCTTCGCCACCAGCCGCCCCGACCTGCTCGAGGTGGACCTCAAGCGCCAGGGCCGGCTCGACGTGCACATCCCGCTCTTCCCGCCCGAGACGGACGCGGAGCGCCGCGCGCTGCTGCTGGCCGTGGCCCGCAAGATCAAGGTGCCGCTCACCGAGGCCGACCTCCCCGACCTCCCCGACGACCTGACCCTGGGCGGCAACGAGATCGAAGGGGTGTTCGTACGCGGGCTGCGCACCTGGGAGCTGGCCGCGGAGCCGCGGCCGCCGCTCAAGGACATCCTGCACGCCACCTTCCGGGACGTGCGGCCCAACGCCAACACCCGGAAGCTCGAGTACATGGACCTGGTGGCGGTCAAGGAGTGCACCGACACCCGCTTCCTGCCGGCGCGGTTCCGCGACCTGGCGCCGGAAGAGCTGGAACGGCGCATCGAGGAGCTGCGGCGGTTCATGTAGTCGGCTCGGCGGCTCGGCCGCTCGGCCGCAGCGGAGCCCCTTTGACAGTCATGGCGGGCATCCCGATACTTGATCGCGCCGCGAGGGCGGCGACCACACCTCAGGAGGCATCATGGGCCTGTTTGCCCGCGTCGGTCGGCTGTTCAGGGGGTTCCTCGGCCTGTTCATCTCCGGGCTCGAGGAGTCCAATCCCGAAGCGCTGATGGACGCCGCCCGGCAGGAGTTCCGGGAGAAGATGGCCAACTACAACATGGCCCTGGCCCGGATGGCGGGCGTGGCCGAGCGGCTCAAGGGGCAGGTCAAGGCCAAGACGCAGAAGACCGCCGACCTGCAGCGCCGCATCCTGGCCAACCACCAGGCGGGCAACATGGAGCTGGCGGGGACGCTGGCCCGCGAGCTCCAGGAGCTCAAGGCCGACCTCGCCACCGACGCCGCCGAGCTGACCGAGACCGAGGAGGCGTACACCGCCAACCTGCGGCAGGCCAAGGTGGTCCAGAAGGAGTTCGAGGACAAGGTGAAGCGGCTCGAGAAGCAGCTCGACCAGGTGAAGATCAAGGAGGCGCAGGCCGAGGCGGCCGGTGCCCTCAGCAACGCCACGTTCAAGGTGGGCGACCTCGGCGACACCATGAAGACCGTGGACGAGGCGCTGCAGAAGCGCTACGAGCAGGCGGCCGGCAAGGCCCGCGTGGCCAAGGACCTGGTGGACATGGACAAGGTCCGGGAAAAGGAGGGCGAGAGCAAGGCGCTGGAACAGGCCGCGCTGGCGGAGTTCCTGGCCAGCCAGGGCATCCAGGCCGGCCCCACGCCACAGGGGCCATCGGCCCAGAAGGAGATGGGGCCGTCCAATGGCTGACGAGAAGCCGCGGGTCACCTTCCTGGGCAAGCTGCTCTCGCTCGCGCTGATCGGCGGGCTGGTCTGGTTCGGGGCCCAGATGCTGCGCGGGAAGCCGGTGACCCTCCCGTCCATCCCTGGGGTCACCCCCGACGCGCCCGCCAGCGAGGTGAGCGAGGTCCAGACCACCGTGCCGGTGCTGGCGCCGGCCGCGGCCTACCAGCTCCCCGCCGACAGCACGGTGCTGATCGAGATCAGCGAGTACGCGGGGTACGCCGGACTCATCGCCGCCAATGGCGGGCTGGCCCCCAACCCGGCCTCGCTCCTCACCAAGTACTGCGGCTGCCGGGTGAAGCTCGCCATCAGCGAGGAAGAGAGCTGGTCCGCCCTCAACAGCGGGCGGCTCGCCGCCTCCGTGACCACCACCGATGTGCTGGCGGTGTATGGCCGGCAGTTCAAGGTGAAGGTGCCGGTGCAGCTCGGCTTCTCCCGCGGTGCCGACGGCATCGTGGTGCGCAGCGACATCCGGCGGATCAACGCCCTCAAGGGCAGGGTCGTCGCGGCGGCCCAGTTCACCGAGACCGACTTCTTCATCCGCTACCTGGCCCAGGAGGCGGGGCTCGGCATCACCATGCTCGGGGGCCTCGAGGCCGCCCCGAACCCCGAGACGCTGAACCTGGTCTACACCGACGACGGCTTCGCCGCCGGCGACCTCTTCCTGGCCGACCTCAAGGGCGGCGGCAACCGGCTGGCCGGGGCCGTCACCTGGGAACCCAAGACCTCCGAGGTGCTGTCCCGGGGCGGCAGCGCGGCGCGGCTGCTCACCAGCAACAAGAACCTGCTCATCATCGCCGACGTCCTGGTGGTCAACGAGGGCTTCGCCCAGCAGCATCCCCAGATCGTGGAGGGGCTGGTGCGCGGCATCCTCGAGGGAAACAAGCTGGTGCGGCAGACGCCCGAGAGCCAGCTGGCGGTAGTGGGGCAGGCGTTCAAGTGGTCCGCCGACCAGACCCGGGCGGAGCTCCAGAAGGTGCACCTCTCCAACCTGCCCGAGAACCTGGCCTTCTTCTCCGGCGCCATCGACGCCGCCGGCAGCTTCGGCGGGATCTACCAGTCGGCGGTCTTCGCCTACGGCAGCGAACTGGTCAAGGATCCCGCCGACCCTTCGCGCTTCGCCGATGGCGCCGCGCTCGCGGCGCTCGACAAGGCGGGGATGTTCAAGGGCGAGACCATCGCCATCGCGCCCATCGCCGGTGGGCCGAGCGGCAGCCTCGAGAATGACCCGCTGCTCTCCAAGGACATCCGCTTCCTGTTCCAGCCCAACTCCGCCAGCCTGGACCAGGCTCAGGCGGAGAACCTGCGGAACCTCGAGGCCATCAAGCAGCTGCTCACGGTGAGCCCCGGCTCCACCGTGCTGCTGCGGGGGCACGTGGACAACTCCATGGTGGACGAGTTCCGCAAGCGCGGCGGCGAGGACCTGGTGCGCCGCATGGCGCTCAAGGCGGTGGAGCTCTCCCGCGACCGGGCCGGGGAGATCCAGAAGCTCCTCATCGCCAAGTACAACGTGAGCCCCAAGCGGCTGGAGATCGTGGGGCGCGGATGGGACGAGCCGGCCGGCCCCGACGCCGACGGGAACCGCCGGGTCGAGGTGCAGTGGTTCACGCTGGAGTAGGGCGGGAGGGCGGTACCCTCGGGCCGCCCTTGCCTTTGGCCCTCCGACCCCCTAAGTTCGCCTTTCTCAATACCATACGCCTTCAATGGCGACCGGAGAGGGGTGAGTCCAGTAATGTCCGAAGTCATCATCCACGATGACGAGAGCTTCGAGCGGGCCCTCAAGCGGTTCAAGAAAAAGTGCGAGAAGGCCGGGATCCTTTCCGACCTGCGTAAGCACCGCCACTATGAGAAGCCGTCTGAGAAGCGGAAGCGGAAGCAGAACGCGGCGCAGCGCAAGAGCCGCCGCTCCTATCCGCGTACCCCTCGGGTCTAGTCCAGCATGGCTGTGGTGAAGACCGGTCGTACGCCTCGCGGAGTACCGCGGGCCTGATGGCCGACCAGATCGAGACGAATACCCCGGACGGGGTGCTGGTGTCTACGGACGCTGGCACCCCGTCCGCCTTTCCGGGGCACTTTTCCGCCTCCCGCCCCGCCGACGGCCCCGATTTCTGGCAGGCCCCGCTCTCCGACCTCGAGTTCCCCGCCGTCCTGGACGAGGTCGCCGCGCGCGCTGCCGGCCCGCTGGGCGCCGCCAGCGTGCGCGCCCGTCGTCCCTCCACCGACACCGCCCAGGTGCGGGAGGAACTCGTCCGCGTCGACCAGCTGGCGCGGCTGGCCCGCGGCGGCCGGGGGGTGGTCGCGGAGTCGGTCCCCGAGGCGACCGCCATCCTGGGCCGCCTGCGCATTCCCGGCAGCGTGCTCGACGGCCAGGAGCTGCTCGCGCTGCGCCGCACGCTCACCGCCGCGCGCCTCGTGGTGGGTGAGCTCCGCCGGGTGGCGGCCGAGGCGCCGCAGGTGGCGCCGCTCGAGGCGCCGCTCCCGGTCAAGCCGCTGGAGAAGCGGCTGGAGCAGGCGCTCGACGATGACGGCGGCGTCCGTGACACCGCGAGCCCGGCGCTCGCCGAGGCGCGCAGTGACATCCGGACTGCGCGCGAGCGGCTGGTGCAGAAGCTCGAGGTGATCCTCCGCGCCGTGGGGGGCGAGGGGGGGGTCACCCTGCGCGACGGGCGCTACGTCATCCCCGTGCCGCGGGACCTCCGCACCCGGCCCGACGGCATCATCCACGGCGAGTCCGCCAGCGGCGCCACGCTCTACCTGGAGCCGGCCGCCGTGATCGGGCTCGGCAACGCGCTGCGCGAGGCCGAGGCCCGCGCCACGCGGGAGGAGCTCAAGGTCCTGCGCGACCTGAGCGAGGGGCTCCGTCCCCACGTGGCCGAGCTGCGCGCGCTGCACCAGATGTGCGTGGCCGTGGACGACCTCGTGGCGCGGGCCCGGTGGGCCGCCGAGGTGGATGGCCATGCGCCGGTGGTGGTCACGGCACCGGCGGAGTTGTGCATCGTCCGTGGCCGCCATCCCCTGCTGCTGGCCTCCGAGCCCGCCAGCGGCCGCTCGGCGGCGCCACCGGTGGTGGTGCCCTTCGACCTGACCATCGCGGAGGGGGAGCGGACCATCCTCCTCTCCGGCCCCAACACCGGCGGAAAGTCGGTGCTGCTCAAGGCGGTCGGGCTGCACGTGGCGCTGGCCCAGAGCGGGATCATCCCGCCGGTGGGGCCCGGCAGCACCCTCCCGGTCTGCCGCCGCATCTTCTCCGACATCGGCGACCGGCAGTCCATCGCCGCCAGCCTCTCCACCTTCAGCGCCCACCTCACGCTGCTGCGCGAGATCCTCGACGACGCGGACGAGGGTTCCCTGGTGCTGCTGGACGAAGTAGGGAGCGGGACCGATCCCGCCGAGGGGGCCGCGCTCGCCGCCGCCGCGCTGGTGTCGCTCACCCGCCGCGGGGCCCTGACCCTCGCCACCACGCACCTCGGTGCGCTCAAGCGCATCGCCACCTCCACGCCGGGCGTGGTGAACGCCTCGCTGCAGTTCGACGCCGCCACGCTCCGGCCCACCTACCTGCTCGCCAAGGGGGTGCCGGGCCGGTCCTACGGGCTGGCCATCGCGCGGCGGCTCGGGGTACGGGCCGACGTGCTGGCCGAGGCCGAAGCCCAGGTGCCCGACGCCGAGCGCACGCTCGATGCGCTCCTGGCGCAGGTGGAGGCGCGGGACCGCGCCCTGGCGCTGCGCGAGGAGGAGCTGCGGGTCCGGCTGGAGGTGGCGGAGGACCGGACCGCCGCCCTCGCGGCCCAGGCCGAAGCGCAGGAGATCCGCGACACCGCCCTCCGCAAGCGCGAACGCGAGGCCGAGAAGTCGGCGCGCGAGCAGGCCCGCGCCTTCCTGCTCGATGCGCGCGAAAAGGTGGAAGCCGCCATCGCCAAGGCGGGCGAGGCGCGGGACGAGAGCGCCCGCGAGGCGCGGCGCGCCGTGGAGCAGGCGGCGGCGGAGGCCGCCGGCGCCGTGCGGGCCATGGATGACCTGGAACGGCGGCTCGGTGGCCCGGCGGCGGCTTCCCTCGTGCCCGGGACCCGGGTGCGCATGGAGAGCGGGACCATCGGCCACGTGCTCGAGGTCCGCGGCGACGGCAAGGCCGTGGTCCGGGTGGGCTCCCTCAAGCTGGTGGTGGAGCCGGCGTCGCTGACCCCGCTCGCGGAGGCGCCGGGCCGCCGGCGGGTCGAGGCGCCGAGCCGCGAGCCCACCGACGCCGCGAGCTTCGAGCTCGATCTCCGCGGCCTCACCGGCGAGGAGGCCGAACAGACCGTGCTCGCGGCCCTCGACGCGGCGGTCCTCGCCGAGCAGCCCTACCTGCGGATCATCCACGGCAAGGGCACCGGCGTGGTCCGCGACCGGGTCCAGCAGGTGCTCCGCCGCGACCGCCGGGTGCGCAGCCACGCCTTTGCCCCCGCCAACCTGGGCGGCACCGGCGTGACGGTGGTGGAGTTCGCCGGATGAGCATGATCCCCGACGAGATCATCGAGCAGGTGCGCGACGCCGCCGACCTGGTGTCGATCATCGGCGAGAAGGTCGACCTCAAGCGCACCGGGGCGGACTACCGCGGCGCCTGCCCCTTCCACGGTGGGCAGCATCGCAACTTCGCGGTGATCCCCAAGAAGGGGAGCTTCTACTGCTTCGTCTGCAAGGCGGCGGGCGACATCTTCTCGTGGTACATGAAGCAGTACGGCATGGACTATCCCACCGCGGTGCGCGAGGTGGCGAAGAAGGTGGGCGTGGTGATTCCCGAGTCCGGCCCCCGGCAGGGGCCCGACCCGCGCGAACCGCTGTTCCAGGCGGTGGCGGTGGCGCACGACTGGTTCGTCCGCCAGCTGGCGGAGAACCCCGAGGCCGCCGGCGCGCGGAAGTACCTCGCCGGCCGCGGCATCGACCTCGAAGCGGCCGGGCCCTACGAGCTGGGCTACGCCCCCCGGGGCGCCGCTTTCCAGCAGGCCATGACCCAGCTCGGCCTCGATCCCCGGCTGCTGCTCGAGGCTGGCCTCCTGGCCCAGCGCGAGGACGGCACGATCATCCCCCGGTTCCGCGGCCGGCTGCTCTTCCCCATCCACGACCTCCGCGGCCGGGTGGTGGGCTTCGGTGGCCGGCTGCTCGGTCCGGGCGAACCCAAGTACCTCAACAGCCCCGAGTCGCCGGTGTTCCACAAGGGCGGCACGCTGTACAACCTGCACGCCGCCAAGAACCACATCCGCAAGGAAGGCGCGGTCATCCTGGTCGAGGGCTACTTCGACGTGCTGCGGCTGGTCATGGCCGGCATCGAGCACGTGGTGGCCCCGCTGGGGACCGCGCTCACCGCCGAGCAGGCGGTGCTGCTCAAGCGCTTCGCCCCGCAGGCCGTGCTGCTGCTCGACAGCGACATGGCCGGCCTCAAGGCCACTTTCCGCGCCGCCGACGAGCTGCTGCGCCATGAGGTGCGGGTCCGGGTGGCCACCATGCCCGAGGGCGAGGATCCGGACACCCTGGTGCAGCGGGGCGGGGCGGAGGCGCTCGGGCCCATCCTGCGCGACGCCCTCGACGTGATGGAGCGGAAGATCCAGATCCTCGACCGGCGCGGCTGGTTCAGCGGGATCGAGCATCGCCGGGAGGCGCTCGACCGCCTGCTCCCCACCATCCGCGCCACCCGCGACCCGATCCAGCGGGAGTTGTACCTCTCGCTGGTCTCGGAGCGGTCCGGCGTGGACAAGAAGGTGCTGGAGCACGAAGTCGCCACCCGCCCCGAAGCCGCCCGCGGAGCCGCCGGGCCGCCGGGCCGCGGAGCCGCCGCCGCGACGGACCGCGGAGCCGGCGGGCCCGCGCTCCGGCGCCCGCACCGAGGTGCAGCTGCTGCGGCTGATGATCCAGAGCGAGGAGTGGCGGCACCGGGCCCACGAGGAGCTGCACCCGGAGTGGTTCGAGTCGACCGCCAACCGGATGCTGTTCGACGTGCTGCTCGGCCTGAGCGAGCCCGGGGTGGCGCTGCCCCCCGACGGGCTCCCCGACGCGCTGCG
The Gemmatimonadota bacterium DNA segment above includes these coding regions:
- a CDS encoding PspA/IM30 family protein, whose product is MGLFARVGRLFRGFLGLFISGLEESNPEALMDAARQEFREKMANYNMALARMAGVAERLKGQVKAKTQKTADLQRRILANHQAGNMELAGTLARELQELKADLATDAAELTETEEAYTANLRQAKVVQKEFEDKVKRLEKQLDQVKIKEAQAEAAGALSNATFKVGDLGDTMKTVDEALQKRYEQAAGKARVAKDLVDMDKVREKEGESKALEQAALAEFLASQGIQAGPTPQGPSAQKEMGPSNG
- a CDS encoding OmpA family protein, encoding MADEKPRVTFLGKLLSLALIGGLVWFGAQMLRGKPVTLPSIPGVTPDAPASEVSEVQTTVPVLAPAAAYQLPADSTVLIEISEYAGYAGLIAANGGLAPNPASLLTKYCGCRVKLAISEEESWSALNSGRLAASVTTTDVLAVYGRQFKVKVPVQLGFSRGADGIVVRSDIRRINALKGRVVAAAQFTETDFFIRYLAQEAGLGITMLGGLEAAPNPETLNLVYTDDGFAAGDLFLADLKGGGNRLAGAVTWEPKTSEVLSRGGSAARLLTSNKNLLIIADVLVVNEGFAQQHPQIVEGLVRGILEGNKLVRQTPESQLAVVGQAFKWSADQTRAELQKVHLSNLPENLAFFSGAIDAAGSFGGIYQSAVFAYGSELVKDPADPSRFADGAALAALDKAGMFKGETIAIAPIAGGPSGSLENDPLLSKDIRFLFQPNSASLDQAQAENLRNLEAIKQLLTVSPGSTVLLRGHVDNSMVDEFRKRGGEDLVRRMALKAVELSRDRAGEIQKLLIAKYNVSPKRLEIVGRGWDEPAGPDADGNRRVEVQWFTLE
- a CDS encoding 30S ribosomal protein S21; protein product: MSEVIIHDDESFERALKRFKKKCEKAGILSDLRKHRHYEKPSEKRKRKQNAAQRKSRRSYPRTPRV
- a CDS encoding Smr/MutS family protein, with the protein product MADQIETNTPDGVLVSTDAGTPSAFPGHFSASRPADGPDFWQAPLSDLEFPAVLDEVAARAAGPLGAASVRARRPSTDTAQVREELVRVDQLARLARGGRGVVAESVPEATAILGRLRIPGSVLDGQELLALRRTLTAARLVVGELRRVAAEAPQVAPLEAPLPVKPLEKRLEQALDDDGGVRDTASPALAEARSDIRTARERLVQKLEVILRAVGGEGGVTLRDGRYVIPVPRDLRTRPDGIIHGESASGATLYLEPAAVIGLGNALREAEARATREELKVLRDLSEGLRPHVAELRALHQMCVAVDDLVARARWAAEVDGHAPVVVTAPAELCIVRGRHPLLLASEPASGRSAAPPVVVPFDLTIAEGERTILLSGPNTGGKSVLLKAVGLHVALAQSGIIPPVGPGSTLPVCRRIFSDIGDRQSIAASLSTFSAHLTLLREILDDADEGSLVLLDEVGSGTDPAEGAALAAAALVSLTRRGALTLATTHLGALKRIATSTPGVVNASLQFDAATLRPTYLLAKGVPGRSYGLAIARRLGVRADVLAEAEAQVPDAERTLDALLAQVEARDRALALREEELRVRLEVAEDRTAALAAQAEAQEIRDTALRKREREAEKSAREQARAFLLDAREKVEAAIAKAGEARDESAREARRAVEQAAAEAAGAVRAMDDLERRLGGPAAASLVPGTRVRMESGTIGHVLEVRGDGKAVVRVGSLKLVVEPASLTPLAEAPGRRRVEAPSREPTDAASFELDLRGLTGEEAEQTVLAALDAAVLAEQPYLRIIHGKGTGVVRDRVQQVLRRDRRVRSHAFAPANLGGTGVTVVEFAG
- the dnaG gene encoding DNA primase is translated as MSMIPDEIIEQVRDAADLVSIIGEKVDLKRTGADYRGACPFHGGQHRNFAVIPKKGSFYCFVCKAAGDIFSWYMKQYGMDYPTAVREVAKKVGVVIPESGPRQGPDPREPLFQAVAVAHDWFVRQLAENPEAAGARKYLAGRGIDLEAAGPYELGYAPRGAAFQQAMTQLGLDPRLLLEAGLLAQREDGTIIPRFRGRLLFPIHDLRGRVVGFGGRLLGPGEPKYLNSPESPVFHKGGTLYNLHAAKNHIRKEGAVILVEGYFDVLRLVMAGIEHVVAPLGTALTAEQAVLLKRFAPQAVLLLDSDMAGLKATFRAADELLRHEVRVRVATMPEGEDPDTLVQRGGAEALGPILRDALDVMERKIQILDRRGWFSGIEHRREALDRLLPTIRATRDPIQRELYLSLVSERSGVDKKVLEHEVATRPEAARGAAGPPGRGAAAATDRGAGGPALRRPHRGAAAAADDPERGVAAPGPRGAAPGVVRVDRQPDAVRRAARPERARGGAAPRRAPRRAAPAVGAGGRHRRAARPGGAGQPLCRRGAPARGPARLPGLAPAQRTHPRRERCRAARAHGREGPAGARAARTLSRGIPHPGLPAGATQRPSLGSARLGRAAEPPTQDSITDHPLNPEAVRCTQIC